From Candoia aspera isolate rCanAsp1 chromosome 4, rCanAsp1.hap2, whole genome shotgun sequence, a single genomic window includes:
- the BLVRA gene encoding biliverdin reductase A encodes MFGTVVVGIGIAGSVRLRDLLNPLPSSPTEHLKLLGFVSRRSLDDIHQVKQISLQEALDNQEVHAAIISTDNQNHTESVRIFLEAGKHVLVEYPLALSAKAAHELWELAEQKGKILHVEHIELLTEEYRHLKKEVSGKELVKGTLHFTGGPLDERYSGFPSFSGIARLTWLVDLFGDLTVTSATREQQKEKNYFRMTVHFQTADKRPLTWIEERAPGMKRDKKINFCFKSGCLECLPEAPRSPVGLFMQDLIIFAKKLLGQIPKEELTAEKRRVLLCLNLAEEIQMHCEQPSKCCS; translated from the exons ATGTTTGGAACGGTAGTGGTTGGGATTGGAATTGCTGGATCTGTACGACTCAGAGACTTGCTGAATCCTTTGCCTTCCAGTCCTACTGAGCATCTTAAATTATTGGGATTTGTTTCTAG GAGATCTCTAGATGACATTCACCAAGTAAAGCAAATTAGTCTGCAAGAAGCTCTGGACAACCAGGAGGTCCATGCTGCCATCATCAGTACGGATAACCAAAACCACACTGAGAGTGTAAG GATATTCCTAGAGGCTGGCAAGCATGTTCTTGTTGAGTACCCTTTGGCATTGTCTGCAAAGGCAGCCCATGAACTCTGGGAGTTGGCAGAGCAGAAAG GTAAGATCCTCCATGTGGAACATATTGAACTACTGACAGAGGAATACAGACACCTGAAGAAAGAGGTGTCAGGAAAGGAGCTTGTGAAGGGAACATTACACTTCACAG GTGGTCCATTGGATGAAAGATACTCAGGATTCCCATCTTTTAGCGGCATTGCCCGCCTCACCTGGTTGGTGGATCTTTTTGGGGATCTCACTGTCACTTCTGCCACAAGGgaacagcagaaagaaaaaaactacttcAGGATGACGGTACATTTTCAGACTGCAGACAAAAG GCCTCTGACTTGGATTGAAGAAAGGGCTCCAGGGATGAAGCGGGATAAGAAGATCAACTTCTGTTTCAAAAGTGGATGCttggaatgtctccctgaggcTCCTCGTTCACCAGTTGGCCTTTTCATGCAAGACCTGATCATCTTTGCCAAAAAACTTTTGGGACAGATCCCCAAAGAGGAACTGACAGCTGAGAAAAGGCGGGTTCTGCTGTGTCTCAATCTTGCTGAAGAGATTCAAATGCACTGTGAACAGCCATCAAAATGCTGCTCTTGA